Genomic segment of Schistocerca piceifrons isolate TAMUIC-IGC-003096 chromosome 1, iqSchPice1.1, whole genome shotgun sequence:
GAAGGAGATATCTAATATTAGCAcaatttattttcacaaatatCATAAGAAGTAAATCAATTTAAGTTGACCAAAGTCACGTAATAcactaaagcccggtccacacgcaacgatctgtctgcgcagacattggcgcagatgtctgtacatgcaaaagatcgctgcaaatgtggtgtgttcacacgacacaaaccccaatctactactcgcccgccatctgtcggtgtagaaaagaaatatcagtggcaagcgactacgccccagatcacataagaaacagattgaccgtccttacggcggaacagacaaccgtaaaaatagttttcccgtcggtcaacagatgtcgcaggcgacgctacaatgctaactgacctgtccatctcgcggaattggcaacgctgtatcttcggtgacgtgaatgatgCTGATTTgtcttcggctagagcgctgcgcgcgaaatgcattcgtcacacagctgactatAGACCATGGtcggctatggtttttcccgagttttcaatcgaagaatgtagattatctcctgtaattctacaaaccaagtttatttctactgtagggatacttctcacaatcatatgcgaagtgaaaagtaatacacaatctgcactcgcgcagacctgttactatagTCAGTGTTGTTTTCGagagaaagctgtgtgaggattattagcgcacagataaaaaaaattaaaatagccaGTGTCTATAGTTTGCATGCTGTGCTCGTTCTATTCtatcctcctcccttcattccagtataaacgtttgttcacatgtatcaacgaatggcagtgaacattggcgaattatctgtgaatactcatttgcagcagtgtaaacgaggttttacactcgttcacttcgttcgctctagtatatacgaGGATTTAGAGgcaccgatgacctagcagttacatgacggctattattcatttatttcactgttgcgatctcagctctagagccattttcaagtaccaagggaaaggtcttgtaaggtaatgcttcttaaattgtttaccaaatgttaccacactatgctttgcattttgttatccatatcttatattggtttcagttttcacattgcacacaaaaacgcctctacagccaaaattacgatagtgaagtgaacaaacagtttaaaaaaagtccaaaacgcagcaaagatttcatttaaaaattatatgatatgattcttgtacaggaagggctgccacgttatatcagaatagaaaatcgacaaaatttagataggatcgaatgcttaagggtctttattaattcttactcgtaactaatttatagatttacctgaatttaaaatccactcgcgtaacctttctttatttttagttcaggatttgttcgtctactccttccacagttgatatactcgcaggccctcggcatgacgactcgatccactaccaccggtatgtcagaaacagctgtacttcacagacgccaaatagtggaaagctgcacgcgttcggcctatgttgccacatatttcacagaacggagtgccatctagtggttgattccacaagtaagggtgtgacgctgttgccgcctggtggccgttccctgacaagggttgcctgctagaccaagcaattgggcaatctgtttcttacgtgatctgggactACGCTCCccataaacgtcaaaaatttaattcagttattttgaaatacagaaatggaggaagttctgttgtggtctgtgttcgcaacttgtgttgcaaaaaacattcagaccaaccgcaggaaacagagaaagcggtcaaaatggtgtagacagtggctgctaaggcgaaagcagttttctcacctacatttactgcgagagttgcagggcgaacctgttttgttttacattacctcgtgttccatttcctggcacattgacacaccaatttcatcttcaattgtactcctgcttggtcttggcgtttcttgatcactaagaaagccaagcacaTCAAAATactataacgttggctggtatacttgatctactctgacactagatttctgaactttggataactcttttcggtaaacagttcgctgacagacttaatttacttgacttgccttcatcttctcatccttcaggacagcgtaaatagcttcacatgtgttgggtattattttactCAACGCTTCTTTCGAtactgcagttgaaaattccaaatccttgtagctccttcctgttgctaggaatcttaatgttaccgccagccgttcatgagtagaaattgcccttctcatacaagtattttttcttataatatgaggggttacaagcttaaagagataattataagtttcgacatccatccgcaaataatttcgccagttcgcaacgaatttatttttttattaccgttccTCTGtttgcaatttttcaattagagcattgtatactgctgtctttttgtctcggtcactatattctttacttttaatcttccacaaacatgggtggtttctatatatttcaatgaattgaCTTACAAACTCtcaagaacactgacgagtatcagccattttaatgccctgtgcgtacaaatacaaacactagactgattgcggcgatctcctgtccacacgctccaactcgtctgcgcagatgtggtttgaacccacagatttgagaggtttcgctcaaacctccaactccaacttccaggtttgcacacacctcaggttggtgcaaatcttctgtccacacgcaacgatctgtctgcgcagatgtgatgtgcgcagacatatcgttgcgtgtggacggggcTTAACAAAGACAATTGTGTAGTTTACAAAAATTACTAAAAGTAATCTTTGACATAGTGCATTCTATAAACAACATCTGAGAAAACCTTATCGTCTGCGATAGTGGCTGCGTACTGTGCTACATTGGAAGTGTTTAAGGAAAGTTGTACTAAATAATGGCTCGTTTCTTAAAAACTAAGTGAAATGGAAGCGATagagcaaaatggttcaattgcagCTCCAACTAACCTGACAGTCGACGACGTTGATGTTGATTTCTTACCACTTATATACGATATTATTAGAAGGTTAGTTTTTCACTTCTGTTCAAAAGCGGAAAAAAGAATTTCTTCAGCCTTCGCGATAATTACTAAAGGTGTTGACATGGCTAATATGTTAAAGCGTCAGTTGAGTGGGGAAAAATACTATATGCTAATTTCCTGTTGGTTTAAGCATAGGGCTAAGTATCTTTATGTATGGCGTTTAGTAATAGCTGAGTTGAATAACGAATGTACCTCGAATTGTGTTTTTCATCTAGTAGAAACGAAGTTTGTTGACATTGTGTTAATGTTTCGTAATTTTTTCAACATAAAAATACATACTCGACAAAGTCCCTGCGAAGTGCATTACAGAGGTACCACGCGTTAGGATTCCTTCCGGTTCCAATCATGTACGGAGATTGGGGAGAATAACGCTGCTCTGTACATAGGAAACGCAGTTTGTTGTACCGGTAATGCTGCAACTCATTACAATGAGTGTTTACTATCTTAACACACATTACTTTAATGTTCGTGCAGACAGCAAAAGTTGTTGATTATAAGTGTTTGCATTTTTCACCCATAAAACCATTCGAAGTGAATTTCATACCTGTTGCATTTGTAGTGTGGAACGTGATCCTCATGACTCGACACAGAAAACAAGAGAATCTCAAGATATAAGCCAAAAAATTTTGGAACTACATAAGAAGTTTGATGAAGCAAGAGCTCAGGTAAGTTTCACACGCTCTGCAAACTTATACTGTTATTTATGTCGAAGTGGGTTCATATAGTCTTGTATTTAGTGACATTATTTTGCATATGTTTTCAAAACATTGAAATTACCCACTGTAGTAAATGTTTTAGAGAGTGAAATGAAAACCAAACATCCATCACCTCGGGACCATGGAGTCGTTTCATTCAAAAGTACCACACCATGTTAAGatatttatttctagatgcaatgaTGAGTTTCTGTTTGTAGAACATGGCTGGCTGGTGACAAATCCACAACTGCACTCACCCTTGCAGTTCTTCATCTGACTGAAACAACATTCACACATCTTCCTTCAgctcaccaaagatgtgaaaatcggaTGGTGAAGGATCCAAGCTTACAACCAAATTGCTGGAGTGTAGGCTTCATCCaattggaggtggaggggggaaggTGGTGTTATGCAACAGCGTGTTTGTGTCTGACAGACTCAGGGCAAacagcaaagccaacagtggaaacttCCCACACTGTCCCACCAAAGAAATCCggagctgttcacacaagttctggTAAGTCACTATGAACTGCCTCTTCAAGTGGAGGgcccctctgctcgtcgagttcctgaAGTGTGGAACCACAGTCAAATCGTAGCACTATGAACACTTGGCAGAAAGTAAAACGTGCCATAAAGTTAAAATGCCCAGGAATGCTGTTGTATGGGATCACCCTGTTGCAAGGTAGTTCCTGTTGTCATTCTGCCAATTGGACAAAGGCTACCCTTCACTGATTTTGTTGGAAAACATTGCAACATCCTCCTTCCAGAGTGTATCTTTCACTGCATAATTTTTCATGCCTTTGGCAGCCTGAAGAAAGATATGCATGTAGGCCTACATCTGTTTCAGTTGTGGGTGCATTTGTGGCTCTGCCAGCAACCAACTGTGTTCTGTGAAACAGGAATTATCTCATCTATCCAGATGTCATAACGTGTGGTGGTTACATCTGAATGGAACCACGGCCTGCTCCCGTTATGGCGGCTGTTTGATTTTAACAGCACTTAATCAGATTTGACAGTGCCTATAATATCAACTGGCAATGTAGAGGTTTGGGCTACATTAGCTCCTATGTTCTGAAAGGCAATAAAAATCAAGTGGCATGAAGttcttttatttgaaaaaaaaatgtaggtttAGAAATAATTTTTCAAACTAACATCAGTATTAGCATCTGtgctcttcgtgtgtgtgtgtgtgtgtgtgtgtgtgtgtgtgtgtgtgtgtgtgcgcgcgcgcgggtGGGGGGCTTTTTTCCTGTCTCTCTTCGTGCACATGGAGGGGACACATCTACACACTCatttttttgttatacattcaataTTTGAAAAGATAGGCATTTATCAGACCTGTGTCCTCAAAAATATGGTAGATTTCAGTAATTATCTGAATTTGACACTATGAATTTTGTCTCCGACAGCTAAGGTCTGCGAACATTTCTCCAGATCTTTTGGTTAATTACAGAAACTTACATGACAATTACTGCTGTTCCACTTCCAGTGATCTGCAGTGTGTGAACAACTACAATCATGAGTATTAAGTGCATCACCAATAACTTCTGCTGTTTCAGCAATATATTAATAAAAGTTGTGAAATTTTAACTTTTATCTGCATATTGAATGTTAACTTCCCTGTAAGGGCTCCAGCCTTACATGGTTAAAAGGCACTTTATGAGAATCCTGTTTGCAATACTACCTGCAGAAGGTAAGAAGTCTGTAGACTTAAGTACCATCTTGTCATACTCATCACACACCTAATTCACCATAGCACAGGGCACATATGATTTGTCTCTCAAATATACCCATGCTGATGAAAGGTAACTCATGGTGGCCCCTACGATCTAAGATACAAAGTACCCCTCACGCCAAGCTGGATAGTGACAACTGTCAGCCTCAAGATACCAATTAGTGTGAGTTTGCTTCATAACAATTTTACAGTctaaacacaacaaaaaataacaTTCTCACTTTTCTACTGAAATGTTTATCTCCTTTGAGCTTCTCCCAACATAACAATGTTCAAATAATGTAGGCTACAGGGATCTAGGTGAAGACTGTGACAACTGCCAGGGAGCAAATGGATCGTTGCTTTTGGAAATGAGATAAACTGACTGGCACACACTGCTGGCaacataaaagaaacaaattttggaaTTTGTtgacttaaatattttgttatttctagTTTCTTGACTGAATAGTTCTAGATTTAATCGGAAGTTAACTAATAGTTGTTCCCTCGTGTGCTAAAATAGAGATACCCATCCCTACATCCAGCCATCCATCCTTGGTAATATGAAGCATGGAATACACATCAAGCAGAATTAGACTAGTCCTTTTTAGCAGAATTGACCCTTTTTACAGTTGACACTCATATTGTAATTCTCTAACATGCTAATGTACTGTGATGTGGAGACTTCGGGAAGTTCCTGGACTGCAGACAGGGTATGtgtgttcgaaatgtggtgctacagaagaatgctgaagattagatgggtagatcacataactaatgaggaagtattgaataggattggggagaagagaagtttgtggcacaacttgaccagaagaagggatcggttggtaggacatgttctgaggcatcaagggatcaccaatttagtattggagggcagcgtggagggtaaaaatcgtagagggagaccaagagatgaatacactaagcagattcagaaggtagattgcagtaggtactgggagatgaagaagcttgcacaggatagagtagcatggagagctgcatcaaaccagtctcaggactgaagaccacaacaacaacaggtaaaacTTAGAATATGACAGTCTTTCAagatatttgatattattaataaatCATTGGGTTTGAGAAGGAATAGTGGAAGGTCTAGgaaggtggagagagaggggggggggggggaacagagagagagagagagagagagagagagagagagagagagagagagagagcgcgcatgcgtacacacacacacacacacacacacacacacacacacacacacacacacacaaaatcaatcgAGAGGAATTCACTGTGATGAAAATAAGACCAAGACAAAATGGT
This window contains:
- the LOC124787928 gene encoding mediator of RNA polymerase II transcription subunit 9 isoform X1 — translated: MEAIEQNGSIAAPTNLTVDDVDVDFLPLIYDIIRSVERDPHDSTQKTRESQDISQKILELHKKFDEARAQCIFTSDWAPARSRV
- the LOC124787928 gene encoding mediator of RNA polymerase II transcription subunit 9 isoform X2 is translated as MEAIEQNGSIAAPTNLTVDDVDVDFLPLIYDIIRSVERDPHDSTQKTRESQDISQKILELHKKFDEARAQNMAGW